GAGCCCCGGTACCGGGCGGTGGTGACCCGGGAGACCGACGAGGAAAAGGCCGCGCTGAGCGGCGTACTCGTCGAGCTCGACGAGCTCGACATGGAGGAACTGGACGAGATCGAGGAGACCGCATGATCGGCGTGGCGCCACCGGTGTACGACCCGGCGGCCCCGACGACGGCACACACCCTGCCCGTCGGCGCCCCCGCGACCGTACGCGCCTATGTGACCGAGCTGTTCCGCCGGCACCGGCGGGCCTTCGTGCTCCTCGTCGCCGTCAACACGGTCGCCGTGGTCGCCTCCATGGCGGGTCCCTATCTCCTGGGCGATCTCGTCGAACGGGTGTCGGACGGCGCGCGCGAGCTGCGTCTGGGGCTCACGGTGACCTTCTTCCTGGTCGCCCTGGTGGTGCAGGCCGTCTTCGTGCGCGAGGTGCGGCTGCGCGGGGCCGTGCTCGGCGAGCGGATGCTGGCCGATCTGCGCGAGGACTTCCTCGTCCGGTCGGTCGGCCTGCCGCCGGGTGTCCTGGAGCGGGCCGGCACGGGTGACCTGCTGTCCCGGATCACCACCGACATCGACCGGCTGGCCAACGCCATGCGCGAGGCCGTGCCCCAGCTGGCCATCGGTGTGGTGTGGGTGGCGCTGCTGCTGGGCGGCCTGGTCGTCACGGCACCTCCGCTGGCGGCCGCCGTGCTGCTCGCCCTGCCGCTGCTGGTCATCGGCTGCCGCTGGTACTTCCGGCGGGCGCCGTCCGCCTACCGGTCGGAGTCCGCCGGGTACGCCGCGGTGGCCGCCGCGCTCGCCGAGACCGTGGACGCCGGGCGCACCGTCGAGGCGCACCGGCTCGGCGCCCGCCGGGTGGAACTGTCGGAGCGGCGGATCAAGGAGTGGACGGCCTGGGAGCGCTACACGCTCTGGCTGCGGTCGGTGCTGTTCCCGGTCATCAACGTAACCCATGTGACCGTGCTCGCCTCCGTCCTGATGGTCGGAGGGGTGTTCGTGCTCCAGGGCCGGCTCGGGGTGGGACAGCTGACCACGGGCGCGCTGATCGCGCAGATGCTGGTCGATCCGGTCGGTCTGATCCTGCGCTGGTACGACGAGCTCCAGGTGGCCCAGGTGTCGCTGGCCCGGCTCGTCGGCGTCCGTGACATCGAACCGGACGCCGGGGACCCGACGGTGCTGCCCGACGGGCGGAACGTGCACGCCGACCGGGTGCACTTCGGCTACGTCGAGGGCGTCGACGTGCTGCGCCGGGTGTCGCTGGAGGTCGCCCCGGGCACCCGGCTGGCGCTGGTGGGTCCCTCCGGGGCGGGCAAGTCCACGCTGGGCCGGCTGCTCGCCGGGATCTACGCGCCGCGGGAGGGCAGGATCACCCTCGGCGGGGCGGAACTGTCCCGCATGCCCGCGGAACGGGTCCGTTCGCACGTGGCCCTCGTCAACCAGGAGCACCACGTCTTCGTCGGCACCCTGCGCGACAACCTGCTGCTCGCGCTCCCCCACTCCCGGCCTCTTCCGGGCGCGGGGACCTCCGTCGACGCCGTGGCTGCCGAGCTGTGGGCGGCGCTCGCGGCGGTCGACGCGGACGGGTGGGCCCGTGCGCTGGAGGAAGGGCTGGACACCGAGGTCGGCTCGGGCGGGCTGGCGCTCACCCCGGCACA
This region of Streptomyces chromofuscus genomic DNA includes:
- a CDS encoding ABC transporter ATP-binding protein, which translates into the protein MIGVAPPVYDPAAPTTAHTLPVGAPATVRAYVTELFRRHRRAFVLLVAVNTVAVVASMAGPYLLGDLVERVSDGARELRLGLTVTFFLVALVVQAVFVREVRLRGAVLGERMLADLREDFLVRSVGLPPGVLERAGTGDLLSRITTDIDRLANAMREAVPQLAIGVVWVALLLGGLVVTAPPLAAAVLLALPLLVIGCRWYFRRAPSAYRSESAGYAAVAAALAETVDAGRTVEAHRLGARRVELSERRIKEWTAWERYTLWLRSVLFPVINVTHVTVLASVLMVGGVFVLQGRLGVGQLTTGALIAQMLVDPVGLILRWYDELQVAQVSLARLVGVRDIEPDAGDPTVLPDGRNVHADRVHFGYVEGVDVLRRVSLEVAPGTRLALVGPSGAGKSTLGRLLAGIYAPREGRITLGGAELSRMPAERVRSHVALVNQEHHVFVGTLRDNLLLALPHSRPLPGAGTSVDAVAAELWAALAAVDADGWARALEEGLDTEVGSGGLALTPAQAQQIALARLVLADPHTLVLDEATSLLDPRAARHLERSLARVLDGRTVVAIAHRLHTAHDADVIAVVENGRISELGSHGELVAADGAYAALWRSWHG